One window of the Ictidomys tridecemlineatus isolate mIctTri1 chromosome 11, mIctTri1.hap1, whole genome shotgun sequence genome contains the following:
- the Tnfrsf14 gene encoding tumor necrosis factor receptor superfamily member 14: protein MQPLPGWGLPWWSQELTANALKLALCLLLLGSPPCALAQFLCREEEYPVGTECCPKCSPGYHVKQACSELTGTVCIPCPPETYTAHPNGLSQCLPCRVCDPALGLDTRQKCSSMQDTVCGCRQGYFCEAEDRDHCIMCLPHTICHPGQRVQRRGTDSQDTVCANCSLGTFSPNGTLEQCLPWTTCRGPFAVEAERGTSSRDASCSLSRWFYVFVSVLPLSVVIVLMMWVRRKRLSGSEPSEMAVLQPQVAEEAGESAVTQAPKVTTVAEEETAPVLRAVGPHR from the exons ATGCAGCCTCTGCCAGGCTGGGGGCTTCCCTGGTGGAGCCAGGAGCTTACAGCCAATGCCCTGAAGCTG GCCCTGTGTCTCCTCCTCCTGGGATCCCCCCCGTGTGCCCTTGCCCAGTTCCTGTGCAGAGAGGAGGAGTACCCTGTGGGCACCGAATGCTGCCCCAAGTGCAGCCCAG GTTACCACGTGAAGCAGGCCTGCAGTGAGCTGACAGGCACAGTGTGCATACCCTGCCCCCCGGAGACCTACACCGCCCACCCCAACGGCCTGAGCCAGTGTCTGCCTTGCCGCGTCTGTGACCCAG CCTTGGGCTTGGACACCAGGCAGAAGTGCTCCAGCATGCAGGACACGGTGTGCGGCTGTCGCCAAGGCTATTTCTGCGAGGCCGAGGACAGGGACCACTGTATCATGTGCTTGCCCCACACCATCTGCCACCCTGGCCAGAGGGTACAGAGGAGAG GTACAGATAGCCAGGACACAGTGTGTGCCAACTGCTCACTGGGGACCTTCTCACCCAACGGGACCCTGGAGCAATGCCTTCCCTGGACCAC GTGCCGCGGACCTTTTGCCGTGGAAGCCGAGCGGGGGACCAGCAGCAGGGACGCCTCCTGCTCCCTGTCCCGGTGGTTCTATGTCTTTGTGTCCGTCCTCCCCCTCTCCGTGGTGATCGTCCTGATGATGTGGGTGAGGAGGAAAAGGCTATCTG GCTCTGAGCCCAGCGAGATGGCTGTGCTGCAG CCGCAAGTAGCGGAGGAAGCCGGTGAGTCTGCAGTCACCCAGGCTCCAAAAGTCACCACGGTGGCGGAGGAGGAGACAGCACCGGTGTTGAGGGCAGTGGGCCCCCATCGATGA